One Archangium violaceum genomic window, GCTTGCCCTGGGTCCACAGGTCGATGCCCTTGTAGTCACGCCAGGCGTCGTCCGGGTTGGTGATCTTGAACACGGAGTGGTTCTGGCCGTCCACGTAGCCCACGATACGCGTGCCGGTGGGGTCCCAGATCTGGTTGACCTCCTCGTCGATCCACAGGTTGTTGTAGCGGCGGTAGGTGAGGTCCGCGCCAATCACCGCGCCCTCGGCCACCTCGCGGTGCAGGCCCAGGCTGATCTCATCCACGCTCGGGGGCGTGTGCGTCTTGTCGAAGTAGCGGCCGCTAGCGCCACCCGAGATGCGGCAGCCCTTCAGCGTGGTGGTGTCCGGGGTGCAGTCCGGGAAGATGTTGGCCGCCTTATCGAAGGTCGACGTCACCTGGTAGATGGCGGGGTTGGCGTGCTGGGAGATGTAGACGTCACCCATCTCGTTGGAGCGGCCGTAGTGCGCCTTGAGCAGCGTCTTGCGGTCGCCGGTGATGTCATACGTGGCCGACAGACGCGGTCCGATGCCCACCAGGTTGGTGATGAAGGTGCTGTCATCGGCGTACAGCCGGGCCACGTCGGCTCGCAGACCCGCCATCACCGTGAGCTGGCGGTTGACGGTCCAGCGGTCCTGGAAGAAGGCGCCCAGCTGCGCCACGGAGGCGCTGGTGGTGTTGGCGCCCAGCACCTTGTCCTGGTTGAAGAAGAGGGTGCGCGTGTTGCAGTACGCGAAGGTGCTCGGGTCATCCGGGTTGCAGATGCCGCCCACGTCCGTGTAGCGCACGTTGCCGGTGGTGCCGACCTCCTGCGTGCCCGACAGATAGCCGAGCTGCACGCCCGCCTTCATCTGGTGCGCGCCCGCCTTGAAGAGCAGGGTGGGGTCGAACTGGAAGCGCCACTTGTCCTCGGTGGAGTAGTTGCCCGGGACGCTGCTGGAGAGCGAGCCCGAGGAGCCCGTGGTGAAGTAGTCGTTCTCCGAGTCCGCGTGCGAGATGGCGTCCATGTTGTCGTTCTGCGGACCCAGGTACACGTTCTTGTAGGTGGCACCCGTCTGCAGTTGGAACAGGACGTTGTCGGTGAAGTTGTGGTCGTAGTTACCGATGAGGAAGTAGCCGCCGCGGTTGATGCGCGACTCGGCATCGAGCGCCGTGTCCGCGTTGCTGATGTTGTTGGTGATGGTGTTGTTGTCGACGTTGACGGCGAAGGACACGCGGTCCTTGCTCGTGGGCTGCCAGGTGAGCTTCAGCCGGGCCAGCTTGGTCTGCGTGTCCTTGGGGCGGTTCTCCTGGGCGCCGTTGATGGTGAGCGGCGTCTCCTTGTGGGAGAGGTTCCACTGACCGCTGGCGTAGAACCACAGCCGGTCCTTGACGATGGGGCCGCCGAAGGCCACCAGCGGCGCGTAGAACGAGGTCTCCGCCTGCTTGGCGGTGTTCTGGACGTAGTTGCCCGTACCCGTGCCCTGGTTCGAGGCGTACTGCGCCTTGGCGTTGCCCCAGGAGGGCGAGAGGATGAGCGAGACGTCGTAGGTGAACTCGTTGGAGCCCGACTTGGTGACGACGTTCTCGATCATGCCCAGCGAGTTGTACTGGGCATCCAGGCCGCCGGTGATGACCTCGAAGTTCTCCACCGCGTAGTAGTTCATCGTGGCGGTGATGGAGCCGTCGGATACGTCGGTGGTGTCCATGCCGTCCACGTAGAACTTGCCCCAGCGAGACAGACCGCCGCGGCTGCTCGGGGCGTTGCCCGGGCCGACGCCGGCCACCAGCTGCGGGATGGCCTGCACCTGGTTGAAGATGGGCGTGGAGGCCACCTTCTCCGCCGTCAGCACCGCGCCCGTCTGCGCCGAGTCGGGGTTGATGATGGGGTTGACCTTCTCCACGATTTCATAGGTGGCCACCGCCTGCGTCTCGGTGAGCACCTCCAGCTTCACGTCCACGGGCGTGTTCTGGCCCAGGCGGACGATGATGCCGGTCTTCTTGATGGGGGTGAATCCCTCCACCGCCACCTCGAGGACATAGCCCTCGCCGGGGGGGACCTGGCCGAACTCGAAGCGGCCGTCCTCGCCGCTGGTGCGGGAGATGGGCTGCTGGAGCGCGGGGCCGCTGATGGTGAGGGGCACCTCGGCGAGCGGGGTCCCGGTGGGGTCGTACACGTAGCCGGAGACGCGGCCGTAGTTCTCGCCCGCGGCGAGCGCGGACATGGGCACGGCGAGCGCCAGCAGCACCAGCAGCAGGGCCCGGCCGCGGAGCAGAAGGGAAGTCGTCATGGGGGCAATCTCGGGGGAAGAGGAGGGACTCACTGCGGGCTCGCCACCAGGAAGAGCACGCCGGTGTAGGTGGGCTTCGCGGTCATGTCGATGGCGTCCTCGGCGCACGGCGGGTCGTAGCAGAGCCGCGTATAGGTGCCGGTGCCCGAGACCTCGCGCAGCCGCACCACCGGGGACCACTTCTCCTCGCCCGGCTTCGCCTGGAGCACCAGCCTGACGCCGGGAGCGGTGGGAGAGGTGGCGGAGGACG contains:
- a CDS encoding TonB-dependent receptor; the protein is MTTSLLLRGRALLLVLLALAVPMSALAAGENYGRVSGYVYDPTGTPLAEVPLTISGPALQQPISRTSGEDGRFEFGQVPPGEGYVLEVAVEGFTPIKKTGIIVRLGQNTPVDVKLEVLTETQAVATYEIVEKVNPIINPDSAQTGAVLTAEKVASTPIFNQVQAIPQLVAGVGPGNAPSSRGGLSRWGKFYVDGMDTTDVSDGSITATMNYYAVENFEVITGGLDAQYNSLGMIENVVTKSGSNEFTYDVSLILSPSWGNAKAQYASNQGTGTGNYVQNTAKQAETSFYAPLVAFGGPIVKDRLWFYASGQWNLSHKETPLTINGAQENRPKDTQTKLARLKLTWQPTSKDRVSFAVNVDNNTITNNISNADTALDAESRINRGGYFLIGNYDHNFTDNVLFQLQTGATYKNVYLGPQNDNMDAISHADSENDYFTTGSSGSLSSSVPGNYSTEDKWRFQFDPTLLFKAGAHQMKAGVQLGYLSGTQEVGTTGNVRYTDVGGICNPDDPSTFAYCNTRTLFFNQDKVLGANTTSASVAQLGAFFQDRWTVNRQLTVMAGLRADVARLYADDSTFITNLVGIGPRLSATYDITGDRKTLLKAHYGRSNEMGDVYISQHANPAIYQVTSTFDKAANIFPDCTPDTTTLKGCRISGGASGRYFDKTHTPPSVDEISLGLHREVAEGAVIGADLTYRRYNNLWIDEEVNQIWDPTGTRIVGYVDGQNHSVFKITNPDDAWRDYKGIDLWTQGKLGRWDLLASYTLAFSNGTVGSYFDGYGSNPRMKYLFEGPTPDDIRHTIKGSVGYATTFGLDFGIRFRYLTGTPLWMNQNQSNPSTVIYRSPRGTGYAFDGGSPNFNDPSTISELRNPDQFIIDAQARYDVGRLFQMKNKLELTMMVVNALNNTDANTLYDRWSPGSTTYGMARYRTSPLQAELLLRFRN